In the genome of Bacillota bacterium, the window GGAGGCGGGCACGTTGTTGGAGGCCATCATCGCGAAGGCGCCGCCGGTGAGGAGGGCGACCATGGCGCCGCCTGCGAGAAGCTTGCCGACCAGACCGAACTTGGCCATCTGCATCGAACCTCCTTGATAGGTTGAGTGGTGGGACCCCGCGGGGTCCCCCGCCCTTGGGGGCGGGCGAGGGCGGCCTCGGCGGCCGCGCGTTCCAGACCGTCTCGGGCTTGCCTAGGGCGCGGCCGGCAGGTCGCCGGAGCGACGGCCGCGCGCTCTCCTCGCTCTGCTTCCGGCCATCCTCCTCCCCGTCGCCGGCGATCCGGGGACCGCCGCCTTGCTCAGGGCCCTCCTCGGCGCGGTCTCCCGCACCCGGGCAGCCAGGGAGACTCTAGAAAGTGCGGGAGGAAAAAACAGTTCCTGCATGTGTATCGTCTTGGTTTCGAAAGGGGTCCCGGCGGGCGTCTCGGAAAGGGTCTCGCAGCCGGTCTCGCCGGCTGGGGCCGGCGCCGGGCGAGGCTATAATGGCCGGCGGAGGCGGGCATGGCGCCATGGGGCCGGAGGCGAGCGCGGGCTGGGAGGAGGCGCGCTGGCGCCAGGTGCTCCTGGCCATGGAGGCCATGCTGGCCGTCTCGCTCTACGAGTACACCTTCACCCTCTTCCAGCTTCCGCTTCAAAAGGCCACCGGCGCGCCGCTGGCCGCGGTCGACTTGGCCTACACCCTCTACGTGGTCGTCCAGGCGCTGGCGCAGATCCCCGCCGGGGCGGTCATGGACCGCTTCGGGCCGCGCCCCCTCATGCAGGCGGCCGCCCTCCTGGCCGGCGCCGGCTGGATCCTGGCCGGGCTGGCCCGCAGCCTGGTCCAGCTCTGGCTGGCCTACGGCCTGGGCAGCCTGGGGCCGGCCATCGTCTACGCCTCGGCCGTCAGCGTGGCGCTCAAGTGGTTCCCCGAGCCGCGCCTGCGCGGGCTGGTGGTCGGCCTCGAGGCGGGCGCCTTCGGCGCCGGCTCGGCGCTCTTCGTCCCGCCGGTGGCGGCGCTGGTCGGCGCCGGGCCCGCGGGCTGGCGCCAGGCCTTCCTCCTCTTCGGCGCCTTTCAGCTCGTGCTGCTGCTGCTCGTGGCGCGCCGTCTCCGCTACCCGCCGGCGGGCTGGAGGCCGGAGACGTGGGGGGAGGAGGGGGAGGAGGAGCGGCGCTCACGGAGGCCGCGGGAGGTGCTGGCGACGCGTCGCTTCTACTTCCTCTGGCTCAGCTTCGCGCTGATGGCGGGGGCGGGGCTGATGGTGACCGGAAACCTGGCGGCCATCGGGCGGAGCGGCGCCTTCCGCGAGGCGGGCAGCCTGACGCTCCTGGCCGTCACGCTCTCGCGGGTCAGCAACGGGCTCGGCCGGCTGGTGGCCGGCTGGCTCTCGGACCGGCTGGGGCGCCCGGGCAGCATGCTCCTCTTTTACGGCCTGGCCGGCGTCACGCTCTTTCTCCTCCGCCTGGGCGGGGCGGAGCCGCTGGCCTACGTGCTGCTGGGCGGCCTCTTCACCTTTCTCTGGGGGCCGGTCTTCGTCCTCAACCCGGCGGCGGTGGGCGACGACTTCGGTGCGGAGCACGCCGGCGCCAACTACGGCCTCCTCTACACCGCCAAGGCGGCGGGCGGCCTCTTCGCCGGCGTGGGGGCGGCGGCGCTGGCGGCGCGGACGGGAGGCTGGCAGCTGGACCTGGACCTGGCGGCGGCCATGGCGCTCCTGGCTGCCCTGCTGGCGGCCGCCGCGGCGGGACCGCCG includes:
- a CDS encoding OFA family MFS transporter, which codes for MGPEASAGWEEARWRQVLLAMEAMLAVSLYEYTFTLFQLPLQKATGAPLAAVDLAYTLYVVVQALAQIPAGAVMDRFGPRPLMQAAALLAGAGWILAGLARSLVQLWLAYGLGSLGPAIVYASAVSVALKWFPEPRLRGLVVGLEAGAFGAGSALFVPPVAALVGAGPAGWRQAFLLFGAFQLVLLLLVARRLRYPPAGWRPETWGEEGEEERRSRRPREVLATRRFYFLWLSFALMAGAGLMVTGNLAAIGRSGAFREAGSLTLLAVTLSRVSNGLGRLVAGWLSDRLGRPGSMLLFYGLAGVTLFLLRLGGAEPLAYVLLGGLFTFLWGPVFVLNPAAVGDDFGAEHAGANYGLLYTAKAAGGLFAGVGAAALAARTGGWQLDLDLAAAMALLAALLAAAAAGPPRPRAALGPLRPAGTRPAAARSGGTRGG